GAACACACCGTCGAACGACTGGGGGGAAACCAGCCGATTAATGTTGACGTCCGCGTGCTGGCGGCGACCAATCGCGATCTATCCGCCGCAGTAGGCCGACGAGAGTTTCGTGAAGATCTGTTCCATCGGCTGAATGTCGTCACCATTCGCTTGCCCCCGTTGCGCGAGCATCGTGAAGACCTGGCCCCGCTGGTCGAGTTTTTTTTACGCCGCACTTCCCTGGAATTGGGTATTGAGCCATTGGCCATTTCGCCTGACGCCCTAGCGGCGCTGGAGAACTATTCTTGGCCTGGGAACATTCGCGAGCTTGAGCATTGTCTGCAACGTATCGCGATCTTTGTCCGTGGCCACACCATTCAAGTGGCCGACGTGCGCGCAGCGCTAACTCAACAAGAAGCGGGAACCACTTTATCGCAGGCCATTGAGACGGAGATGGCGGAATTAGTGCGCCGTTATCTCGGTACCGCTCAAAGCAACATGGGGCACCAACATTTGCTCGAACGTCTCGACAGCATCCTCGTAAACGAAGCACTGCAGCAATGTCGCGGCAATCAAACGCGTGCCGCGCGACTGCTTGGCCTGCCGCGACCAACGCTACACGCCAAGATTCAGAAGTACTTGCCGCTTCCCAACGGCATCGAATAGTCGTCCGGTTCGTCGGAATCCTAAACAACTGTCAGTTTTCTGACACCCCGCCGACAATCTCAGCCAAAAACAACGGAAAACAAGCTCGTTTCTCCGGATGATCACTTCGGCTCGATTGTTGCTCTGTAGATCGGGGTGGGAATTTCGCTCCGATCGAAAGCGAATTCCGTTTAGGCGTATGGTATGAAGGCCGTTGCTCCCCAAGCCGGTCGCCAATCGAGGCCGTTTCATGTCCAAAGTACTGGTATGCGACGATAACTTCGCAATTCGAGAGTTCTGCCGTCTGGAACTCGAACGGCGCGGTTACGTTGTCCTGGTAGCGAATAATGGCCAAAACGCGCTCGACCTTTGCCAGGTCGAGCGGCCAGATCTGGTTGTTCTCGATATGCGAATGCCGGGGCTGGACGGGCAAGAGGTCCTCTTTCGCCTTAAACAACTGCATCCTCAGCTCCCCGTGATTGTCCACACGGCTCATCCTGAGGAATACCACGATCAGGACGTCAACCATCTGGCGAATGCTTGCGTCGCCAAGGATGCCAATCCCGATGGCCTGATACATGCGGTCGCTTTGGCGCTCGCGCTCCCCGACGCTCCCTAGCGGTTCTTAGCCGTTGTTCGGCGATTTTGTCGCCCTGCTCGGGTGCGCCGAACGCACGAACCGCTCCCCAGCTGACGAGCGGCTTGGGTCTGCTCCGCGAATCCTCCCGTGCTCGAACGCGACACTCGCAGCGCTTAAAGGTCGTCGGTTCAGAAACTCGACAAGGATGTCCGACTCCTGACACCATCAGCGACGGATCGATCATTCTTGCGGGCAACACATCAGGCAATTCACGCTGCTTTTCATCTTGCGCACCCCCACTGGCCGCTCGGTGGTTTTGGTACACCTTTTGCTTTCCTGCAGGAGTGATGTGTGAACCGATTGTTCCGCCGCATCGCATGCGCTCAACGTCGAGAATCGTCATGGCACGGCGCTCTATGACTCGTTCGCGAACAGTATTGCGACTTTTCGTTCTGGCCTGGGCGGTCGCGACGGCCGTAAGCGCGGCAGGCGCGCCCTATGTATCGGCGGATCCCAATTGGCATTTTCCCGAAGGGCAATGCACCTATTACGCCGCGATCGAATTCGAACGCCAGGCGGGCGCCAAAGTGAATTGGGGCGGCCATGCGGCAGCGTGGTTCGAAAACGCAATGGCAAAAGGTTGGCACACCAGCACCAATGCGAGCGATGTCACCAAGGGTTCGCTGCTGGTCTGGAAGGGTGGCCGATTCGGCCACGTTGCCGTTGTTGGCGACGTGGTCGGCGACCGCGTGTTGGTACTGGAAATGAACGCCGGCCGCGTGCTCATCGACTCCACAAGAGGAATCACCGATGGCTTCAACCTCTTGCGAAGGCGATATCTATACACATCCAATCAATTCCGTCGCGGCGAGTTGTTATTTGTCGGCATCATCTTTCCCACGCCGTCCGTAACGCCTGCCAGTGTTGCGTCGCACCCGGCTTGTTCCTGCCTGGGGCTTGAATCCGACGAGTTGGAAGATTCTCCGCCATCGGTCACACGTGTCTCCGCTGGGCCATTGTCCTCTGGATTGTTGAATTCCATACACCCAGTAATGTCGGAACATCGCCATTATCCTTCGAGGAGAACATCGCCGTGACGCCCGAGCAACCTGAAGAGTTCGAGTCGCAAAGCGTCGATCCACATGACTTTGCGGAACTCTTTCCGCATACGATCGAGGAATTCTCACTTTGGATGACCGTCGAGCTTCAAGAGTTCGAGTCTCGCTGGATAAAACTGGCGGCGCCTCGGGCCAAGGCTCCTTTGGCCGGCATGCGCCGCCGGCCAATCTCCTAAGCAGGGCCAATCCAAGCCCGTGATCACCAGCATCGGCGCCACACCGAGAGTGCGCGGTTTGGCTCTGCCGCACACCTTGATTGACGTCATAGCCGGAACAGGAATATGCCATGATCGGAGTCTGCCTAGTCACCGTTGCCTCCGCTGCAATTGGGTTGATCGACGTTGTTTTTGCCTGCCTACGCGCGTCTTGTCGCTGGCCGCACGGCGGCTTCGTCCCAGCGAGAGCGCCGATTCACCTGCGTCGTTGGTTCGTTCTGGCTTTGACTTTGACCTGGGGCGCCTCCTTGCCACCACTGCGCGCCGCGGAGAAAGAGTCCGGCGACCGGACGATAGCGGCGAACGACCAGGACGCCCTTCGCGACGTTGTCGAGACGTTAGCCAACGACATCTTCGAGGGACGCGCCGCCGGAAGCCGCGGTGGGCATGCGGCGGCCTATTACTTGTTGACGAAGTTCCAGAACTTCGACCTCCTCCCGATGGGAGATCGCCGACAGGGCTATTACCAGGCCTTTGGCAATCAATGCCAAAACATTTTGGGATTGCTTCCCGGGTCGGACCCCACGGTGAAAGATCAGGTGGTCATGGTCTGCGCGCATTTTGACCATGTGGGCTACGGCAACAAAAGCAACAGTCGAGGGGGTATCGGTGAAATTCACAACGGGGCCGATGACAACGCCAGCGGAGTGGCCGTGCTGCTAGAGGTCATCAAGGCGTTCCAGTCGCTGCCAAGTGCCCCCCGGCGCTCGATTCTGTTTGCACTCTGGGACGGCGAAGAAGAAGAGCTGCGAGGGTCTCGCTACTGGACCGCGCATCCGACTACGCCGCTCAATCAGGTGACGTTTGTGTGCAATCTCGATATGGTTGGTCGGCTCGGTGACAAGAAGCTAGAAGTTATCGGCTGGCGTTCGCAAGCGGGCCTGCGCCGGCTGGTCGTTGAACAAAACGACCATGCGACGCTACCACTGGATTTTTGTTGGAAGTTGAAAAAAAACAGCGATCACTATTCCTTCTATCAATTCGATATTCCAGTGTTAATGTTCCATACCGGCTTACATGACGATTATCATCGCCCCAGTGACGACGCCGACAAATTGGACTACGCGGGCATGGCCAAGATTACGCGTCTCGTCGCAGACACCATACGAGCCGTCGCCGACCTGCCGCAGGTTCCGGCATTCCGTACCTCGGTGCATACCGAAACGTCGGCCCTGCGCGGCGCCATCGAAAGTCCGGTCGCGGCTCCCCCCGGCCGCCTGGGAATCGAGTGGAAATACAGCCGCGACAACGACCGGTTACTGATCACGCGCGTCAACGCGAACTCAGCGGCGGAACGGGCTGGGCTTTGTCAAGGAGACACCCTCTTAAGTGTCGACGGCAATCAGCTCGGCGAAGGTGTGGATCTTGACTCGCTGATTGTCATGGCGCCACCGTCAATTGACGTGGTTGTTCAACGAGCTGACGACAGCGCGAGCGAACTTCGCACGGTTGACCTCCACGGAGAGCCAGTTCGCATCGGCATTTCCTGGCGTGTCGATCCGGCCGATCCAACAGCCATCATCCTGGTGCAAGTAGTTCCCTATTCTCCTGCCGATCGGGCGGGATTGCGCTTGACCGATCGCATTTACCGGGTCGATGGCCTCGGCTTTCTGAACGACGAGGAGTTCCAGCAACTTATCGAAAGACGATCGCTGCCCCTGGAGTTGCAATTTGAGCGAGACGGAGTGACGCATGTCGTGAAGCTTGACGCGCCAACGCGAAATGTTTCTGTGAAGGCCACGGCAAGGGCTCGCCATTGAAGGACTCGCCCTCGCACCTTTCCAGATACTTCTTGTAGGTCGCTGGATCACGTTGCGGAAATGCAAACGACGAGCCGCTAGACGATAATCGTCATCAGGGCCTGGAAGTCGGGGTCGGCCCGTAGTGGGTCAAAGTCCCGCTCGTCGCCGATGGCGTCCCGGTAGTCGGGCTGCATCTCGATGGCCCGTTGCAAGCAGGACAGGGCCTCGCTCTTGCGGCGGGCCAGGCTGTAGTAGCAGGCCAGGTTGTAGTGGACGATCGCTTCGGTCGGGGACACGTCACGTGCCCGTTCCAGGGCCGAAATCGCCTGGTCCAGCCGGCGGCTTCGCTTCAAGCACCAACCCAGCGTCAGCCAGGCGTGCAGATTGCTGGGGGTCAGGTCGGTCGCTTCTTCCAGGACGGTGACCGCTTGCTCGTAGCGCTGTAGCGAGCGGAGCGCCTCGCCCATCAGCGATAGCTGATGGCCGCGGAACGTGCCGGGGTCTTTCATCCGTTCCAGTCGATCGAGCGCAAGCTGCGGCAGTCCCAGCTCGAGGTAGCCCTCGGCTTCGCGCATGATTCGCTGGCACCGTACTCGATGGCCCGACAACATCGTTTCTGTCCCCTGAAGCCGGCCGCGCAGGCGTGTGTTGGCGACCCTGGCTCACGAACCCTTTCTATATTTAATTTTATCTCACACTTA
Above is a genomic segment from Planctomycetota bacterium containing:
- a CDS encoding response regulator: MSKVLVCDDNFAIREFCRLELERRGYVVLVANNGQNALDLCQVERPDLVVLDMRMPGLDGQEVLFRLKQLHPQLPVIVHTAHPEEYHDQDVNHLANACVAKDANPDGLIHAVALALALPDAP
- a CDS encoding CHAP domain-containing protein, which gives rise to MARRSMTRSRTVLRLFVLAWAVATAVSAAGAPYVSADPNWHFPEGQCTYYAAIEFERQAGAKVNWGGHAAAWFENAMAKGWHTSTNASDVTKGSLLVWKGGRFGHVAVVGDVVGDRVLVLEMNAGRVLIDSTRGITDGFNLLRRRYLYTSNQFRRGELLFVGIIFPTPSVTPASVASHPACSCLGLESDELEDSPPSVTRVSAGPLSSGLLNSIHPVMSEHRHYPSRRTSP
- a CDS encoding M28 family peptidase, which gives rise to MIGVCLVTVASAAIGLIDVVFACLRASCRWPHGGFVPARAPIHLRRWFVLALTLTWGASLPPLRAAEKESGDRTIAANDQDALRDVVETLANDIFEGRAAGSRGGHAAAYYLLTKFQNFDLLPMGDRRQGYYQAFGNQCQNILGLLPGSDPTVKDQVVMVCAHFDHVGYGNKSNSRGGIGEIHNGADDNASGVAVLLEVIKAFQSLPSAPRRSILFALWDGEEEELRGSRYWTAHPTTPLNQVTFVCNLDMVGRLGDKKLEVIGWRSQAGLRRLVVEQNDHATLPLDFCWKLKKNSDHYSFYQFDIPVLMFHTGLHDDYHRPSDDADKLDYAGMAKITRLVADTIRAVADLPQVPAFRTSVHTETSALRGAIESPVAAPPGRLGIEWKYSRDNDRLLITRVNANSAAERAGLCQGDTLLSVDGNQLGEGVDLDSLIVMAPPSIDVVVQRADDSASELRTVDLHGEPVRIGISWRVDPADPTAIILVQVVPYSPADRAGLRLTDRIYRVDGLGFLNDEEFQQLIERRSLPLELQFERDGVTHVVKLDAPTRNVSVKATARARH
- a CDS encoding tetratricopeptide repeat protein produces the protein MREAEGYLELGLPQLALDRLERMKDPGTFRGHQLSLMGEALRSLQRYEQAVTVLEEATDLTPSNLHAWLTLGWCLKRSRRLDQAISALERARDVSPTEAIVHYNLACYYSLARRKSEALSCLQRAIEMQPDYRDAIGDERDFDPLRADPDFQALMTIIV